The Nicotiana tabacum cultivar K326 chromosome 14, ASM71507v2, whole genome shotgun sequence genome contains a region encoding:
- the LOC107830603 gene encoding cryptochrome-1, translating into MESNSKTIVWFRRDLRIEDNPALAAATRNGSVFPVFIWCPKEEGQFYPGRVSRWWLKQSLIQLEQSLKSLGAELVMIKAQSTLSALLDCIEAVGATKVVYNHLYDPVSLVRDHNIKQKLGELGVSVQSYNGDLLNEPWEVYDDDGKVFTTFDAYWEKSLRLQKEPVSHLPPWRLTPAAGSVKMCSVEELGLENESEKSSNALLGKGWAPGWSNADKALTEFVENQVLAYSKDRLRVGGNSTSLLSPYLHFGEVSVRKVFNSVRLKQILWTKEGNSVGDESASLYLRAIGLREYSRYICFNFPFTHERSLLNNLKFFPWNADQAHFKAWRQGRTGYPLVDAGMRELWATGWIHNKIRVIVASFFVKFLLLPWQWGMKYFWDTLLDADLESDIIGWQYISGSLPDGHELERLDNPEVQGFNYDPEGEYVRHWLPELARMPAEWIHHPWDAPLTVLKAAGVELGMNYPNPIIDVDVARDRLMQAIFIMREKEAATNAADANGTNEVVFDNSDSVGDLANPKVVKGKAPCPSSSSYDQRVPSMQKGSTNKKRPKPAEEEKKLKDNWLSCNIKNEGKISKADDDLCSTAESSSMKKQMTTSKNSFSVPQAISMSYDRKSFECEASSHVKLQKEEEIDMEINSGKNGAIAQ; encoded by the exons ATGGAGAGCAATTCTAAGACAATTGTATGGTTTAGGAGGGATTTGAGAATTGAGGATAATCCAGCTTTAGCAGCTGCTACTAGGAATGGGAGTGTATTTCCAGTGTTTATATGGTGTCCTAAAGAAGAAGGGCAATTTTATCCCGGTAGAGTTTCAAGATGGTGGCTGAAACAATCTCTTATTCAATTGGAACAGTCTTTGAAATCTCTTGGTGCTGAACTTGTGATGATCAAAGCTCAGAGTACACTTTCTGCTCTCTTGGACTGCATCGAAGCTGTTGGGGCGACAAAAGTTGTGTATAATCATCTATATG ATCCTGTTTCACTTGTTCGTGACCACAATATCAAGCAAAAGCTGGGGGAACTTGGCGTATCTGTTCAGAGCTACAATGGGGACTTACTGAATGAACCATGGGAAGTCTACGACGATGATGGAAAAGTTTTTACTACTTTTGATGCATACTGGGAGAAGTCTTTGCGTCTCCAAAAAGAACCCGTTTCTCACCTTCCGCCTTGGAGATTAACTCCAGCTGCAG GATCAGTTAAAATGTGTTCGGTTGAGGAATTGGGACTGGAAAATGAGTCAGAAAAGTCTAGTAATGCATTACTGGGGAAAGGATGGGCACCAGGTTGGAGCAATGCAGACAAGGCCTTAACAGAGTTTGTAGAGAACCAAGTACTTGCTTACTCAAAGGATAGGCTGAGAGTCGGGGGAAACTCGACATCTCTTTTGTCTCCTTATCTCCACTTTGGAGAAGTAAGTGTGAGGAAGGTTTTCAACAGTGTGCGTTTGAAGCAGATACTATGGACCAAAGAGGGGAACTCTGTTGGAGACGAGAGTGCTAGTCTTTACCTTAGAGCTATTGGGCTTCGAGAGTATTCCCGCTATATCTGTTTTAATTTCCCATTTACTCATGAAAGATCATTACTGAACAACCTGAAGTTTTTCCCTTGGAATGCTGATCAGGCCCATTTTAAGGCATGGCGACAGGGTCGGACTGGTTATCCGTTAGTAGATGCAGGAATGAGAGAGCTTTGGGCAACTGGATGGATTCATAATAAAATACGAGTTATTGTGGCAAGTTTCTTTGTGAAGTTTTTACTTCTGCCATGGCAATGGGGGATGAAGTACTTTTGGGATACACTCTTGGATGCGGATTTAGAAAGCGATATTATTGGTTGGCAATATATCTCTGGTAGCTTGCCAGATGGTCATGAACTTGAGCGCCTAGATAACCCAGAG GTTCAAGGATTCAACTACGATCCGGAGGGTGAATATGTGAGGCATTGGCTACCTGAGCTGGCACGAATGCCAGCTGAGTGGATCCATCATCCTTGGGATGCACCTCTTACTGTGCTCAAGGCTGCGGGGGTGGAACTCGGAATGAATTATCCGAACCCTATAATTGATGTAGATGTTGCGAGGGATCGTCTAATGCAAGCTATATTTATCATGCGAGAAAAAGAAGCAGCCACAAACGCCGCAGATGCAAATGGAACCAACGAAGTTGTTTTTGATAACTCTGACAGTGTTGGAGACTTGGCCAATCCAAAGGTTGTAAAGGGAAAAGCGCCTTGCCCGAGCAGTTCATCTTATGATCAGAGGGTGCCATCAATGCAAAAGGGGAGCACAAATAAGAAGAGACCAAAGCCAGCCGAAGAAGAAAAGAAGCTCAAAGATAACTGGCTTAGCTGCAATATCAAGAATGAAGGGAAGATCTCAAAGGCAGATGATGACTTGTGCTCGACTGCAGAATCCTCTTCTATGAAAAAGCAAATGACCACCAGCAAAAATTCATTTTCAGTACCTCAAGCAATTTCCATGTCTTACGACAGAAAATCCTTCGAGTGTGAAGCATCATCGCATGTGAAGCTGCAAAAGGAAGAAGAGATTGACATGGAAATCAATTCAGGCAAAAATG GAGCTATAGCACAATGA